One region of Exiguobacterium acetylicum genomic DNA includes:
- a CDS encoding DUF2834 domain-containing protein: MKESQVSFVDTIPKPLLLIITIAFAVLTAFSIIDFGVLGIFAEATQNTATLQIFVDLILCALFIIVWLRHDTRRTGRSFPLWAIITLAIGAFGPLLYLLTRKS; the protein is encoded by the coding sequence ATGAAAGAATCTCAAGTTTCATTTGTAGACACCATCCCGAAACCTTTATTGCTCATCATTACGATCGCATTCGCTGTTTTAACTGCGTTTTCGATCATTGACTTTGGTGTACTTGGCATCTTTGCGGAAGCGACACAAAACACGGCGACGCTCCAGATTTTCGTCGACCTGATTCTCTGCGCCCTCTTCATCATCGTTTGGCTCCGTCATGATACACGTCGTACCGGACGAAGTTTTCCGCTTTGGGCAATCATCACCCTCGCAATTGGTGCGTTCGGACCTCTACTCTATTTGTTGACTCGAAAATCATGA